TCTTGCTCACTCCTGAAGAACGCGCTTGGCGCTACGGCGAGCTCTTTGACGCGGTCACGGCGGGAACCCTGTCCGTTCGCATCGGACAGACGTTTCCCCTCGCGCAGGCTGCGGACGCGCACCGCGCGCTCGAAGGTCGCAAGACCACAGGGAAGGTGCTCCTTCTCCCAACGGAGTAGCACGCTCAGGTCAGAGCCAGCACGGCATATTCACCGCCGAGGCCGAGCCAAGACGCGATAGGTTTGAACGGTGAAAGACTCCAGCCTTCCGAACATCGTGCCGTTGCTTGCGGCAGGGCTGCTGCTCCTGAGCGGATGTGCGGCTGAGATTCCGCCTGCCCCAAACCCAACAGCAAGCAGCGCCTCGGCCTCCCCGACCGCCACGCCTACACAGACGGCGACGGAGACCTCCGCTGCACCGGATGCGCAACCACCGGCGGCACCGCAGCCGCCCGCGTTCGATGCCGCCAAGTTCTCAATTGACGACCCATCCTCGCTCTGGGTCGTCAGCAATAAACTGCGCCCCCTCAATCCGATCAGTTTTGAGCCGGCAGACTTGGCAACACCTTCGGGACTCCCAAACCCGCAGGGGCACACCCTCCGCACGCCAGCCGTTGAGGCGCTCGCAACGATGGCGGCGGATGCAGCTGCCGCTGGCATCAACCTGAGCATCACGAGTGGGTACCGGTCGTACAATACCCAGGTTGGGCTCTACAACGGCTACGTCAGCCGCGACGGTTCGGCGCTTGCTGACACCTACTCGGCACGGCCTGGCCACTCTGAGCATCAGACCGGATTAGCTGTCGACCTGACCGATGGTGGCGGCTGCACCCTTGACACATGCTTCGCAGGCACGGCCGCTGGGCAGTGGCTCGCCGCCAACGCGCCAACCTACGGTTTTGTGCTTCGCTACCCCGAGGGTAAACAAGGGATAACCGGTTTCATGTTTGAGCCGTGGCATTTCCGTTTTGTTGGCGCCGAGCTCTCTCAGCACATGGCAACAACGGGAACGAGCACCCTCGAAGAATTTTTCGGCCTTCCTGCAGCGCCTGATTACGCGCCGTAGGTCGACTGCTGGTTTTGCGCCGCAGGCACCTGCTCAACGCCTGCGGATTCGATTGCTTCTGGCGCTGAGACGCTCAGCCGATCGGCGAAGGCCACCCGAGCGTCGATGGCACCCGCGGTGAGCCAGTTCACGTCAGAGTGCAGGGCGATACAGGCAACCCCCGCTGCTCGATAGGCCGCTGCGGATTCGGCATCGGCCGCGTAAATTCCAACTGCCTTGCCAAATTTATGGGCCGCCCGGATGATCGCACCAATGGCCAGCTGAACCTCTGGATGATTGACGTTGCCGAGGTGGCCGAGGCTGGCCGAGAGGTCGGCGGGACCGATAAAGAGGCAATCAACCCCGGTCACCGCTGCGATGTATTCGCTGTTTTGTAATGCCTGCAGCGATTCGATCTGGACGATCGTACACGCGCGAGCGTTCGCCGTGAGTAGGTAGTGGGCGTCAAGGCCAAAGCTTCCAGCCCTGACCATGCCGGCGACCCCGCGGAGACCGCCGTTGGCCCCCTGCGGAAAGCGCATCGCGTTGACGGCAGCGCGCGCTTCGTCTGCCGTTTCGATTTTGGGAAAGATGACTGTTTCGGCACCGGCATCCATCACACGCTGCACCTGGGCGGCGTCGCGAGACGAAACTCTGACGGCGGCGCTCGTGCGACTGCCCCGCGCGCCGGCTGCATCGATGGCGCGCAGTTGATCGGCAACGGCTGTCACGTCGCTGGCGCCGTGTTCCATATCAACAACGAGCCAATCAAATCCAGTGTTTGCGAGGGCTTCTGCGACGTTGGCTGAGCCGAATGTCAGCCAGGTGCCAACCGAGGGCTGGTTGGCAATGAGGGAATCTTTGAGACGGTTCGTGCGCACGGTGCTCCTAGAGGTTATTGGGTGTGGCCCTCACTGTGCTCGTCCGGATCGCATACAGCGACAGGAGCAGTTCAACCACTGAATCAAATCATACATTTGCGCCACGAATTTTACGACCAAGAAACATACTGGCATTCAGTTTCTGGGAGATTGTTCTAGTTGTGTTATAACTATATAAACATCACCCACGCGAACAAACGAGAACCACATGCTCCTCAGAATTGATCCATCCGCCCCGGCTCCGCTCTTTGAGCAGATCGCAGAGGGCATCAGGAGCCACATCCTCTCGGGAACAGTGAAGGCCGGCGAGCGCCTCCCCTCGGCGAAAACGCTTGCGGCATCGCTCGACCTCAACATCCACACCGTCCTACATGCCCTCCACCTCCTCAGAGACGAAGGAATGATCGAACTTCATCGAGGGCGCGGCGCGATCGTGACAGGGCGTGCGCACGACTTGGAGGCCCTGCAGGCGCTCATCCCATCACTTGTTGCCGAAGCAAAAAAGCTAGAACTTGA
The DNA window shown above is from Lysinibacter cavernae and carries:
- a CDS encoding M15 family metallopeptidase; amino-acid sequence: MKDSSLPNIVPLLAAGLLLLSGCAAEIPPAPNPTASSASASPTATPTQTATETSAAPDAQPPAAPQPPAFDAAKFSIDDPSSLWVVSNKLRPLNPISFEPADLATPSGLPNPQGHTLRTPAVEALATMAADAAAAGINLSITSGYRSYNTQVGLYNGYVSRDGSALADTYSARPGHSEHQTGLAVDLTDGGGCTLDTCFAGTAAGQWLAANAPTYGFVLRYPEGKQGITGFMFEPWHFRFVGAELSQHMATTGTSTLEEFFGLPAAPDYAP
- a CDS encoding aldolase/citrate lyase family protein; translation: MRTNRLKDSLIANQPSVGTWLTFGSANVAEALANTGFDWLVVDMEHGASDVTAVADQLRAIDAAGARGSRTSAAVRVSSRDAAQVQRVMDAGAETVIFPKIETADEARAAVNAMRFPQGANGGLRGVAGMVRAGSFGLDAHYLLTANARACTIVQIESLQALQNSEYIAAVTGVDCLFIGPADLSASLGHLGNVNHPEVQLAIGAIIRAAHKFGKAVGIYAADAESAAAYRAAGVACIALHSDVNWLTAGAIDARVAFADRLSVSAPEAIESAGVEQVPAAQNQQSTYGA
- a CDS encoding GntR family transcriptional regulator produces the protein MLLRIDPSAPAPLFEQIAEGIRSHILSGTVKAGERLPSAKTLAASLDLNIHTVLHALHLLRDEGMIELHRGRGAIVTGRAHDLEALQALIPSLVAEAKKLELDPAILSTMISQEYQK